The following are encoded in a window of Bdellovibrionales bacterium genomic DNA:
- a CDS encoding Hpt domain-containing protein — protein sequence MKTPVIDKSVWEGLREFEKAEGSEGFFTELLSTVLTASTTHMQGLLAASAAGDVAKTRHYSHSLKSTCASLGAAGLSAQFAEIEAGCRATPPVMDAGKVTAAQQVFQVFYKEVQEEYDRLTKSAA from the coding sequence ATGAAAACACCGGTTATCGATAAATCCGTTTGGGAGGGTCTTCGTGAATTCGAAAAAGCAGAAGGCTCTGAGGGCTTCTTTACAGAATTGTTGAGCACGGTCCTCACAGCGTCAACGACCCATATGCAAGGGCTTCTTGCGGCCTCAGCCGCCGGAGATGTCGCTAAAACCCGTCATTATTCTCATTCATTGAAGTCCACCTGTGCTTCACTGGGGGCTGCGGGCCTTTCTGCTCAATTTGCCGAGATCGAAGCCGGCTGCCGGGCCACGCCGCCGGTGATGGATGCGGGCAAAGTCACGGCCGCCCAACAGGTGTTTCAGGTCTTTTATAAAGAAGTCCAAGAAGAGTACGATCGCCTGACAAAGAGTGCCGCCTGA
- a CDS encoding YdeI/OmpD-associated family protein: protein MAKKNPQIDAYIKKSPDFAKPILKHLRKVIHKTCPQVVEEMKWNSPFYLYQGRILCATMAFKKHCAVVFWKTPLIVKKKGAKAKAHMKHMRKMTMVEDLLPDKEFAEYLKLAMHFNEPTTKLPPREKRTTVVKPPNDLMDSLRANPTALKNFNAFTPSKRKDYIYWILSAKTDPTREARIETSIDWISEGKSRNWKYEMTKKKKK from the coding sequence ATGGCAAAAAAGAATCCCCAAATCGATGCATACATTAAAAAATCACCGGACTTCGCAAAGCCGATCTTAAAGCACCTGCGCAAGGTGATTCATAAAACCTGTCCTCAAGTCGTTGAAGAGATGAAATGGAACTCTCCGTTTTATCTTTATCAAGGACGCATTCTTTGCGCGACGATGGCTTTTAAAAAGCACTGCGCCGTGGTGTTCTGGAAAACTCCGCTGATCGTAAAGAAAAAAGGGGCTAAGGCCAAAGCGCACATGAAACACATGCGCAAGATGACGATGGTCGAAGATCTTTTGCCCGATAAAGAATTTGCCGAATACTTAAAGCTTGCGATGCATTTCAATGAGCCGACGACGAAGCTCCCGCCGCGCGAGAAACGCACCACCGTCGTAAAGCCGCCAAATGATTTAATGGATTCCTTACGGGCAAATCCAACGGCGCTTAAAAATTTCAATGCTTTTACGCCTTCTAAACGCAAAGACTATATCTATTGGATCTTGAGCGCGAAAACAGACCCAACTCGCGAAGCGCGCATCGAGACTTCCATCGATTGGATCAGCGAAGGCAAATCGCGCAATTGGAAATACGAAATGACCAAGAAAAAGAAGAAATGA
- the pepT gene encoding peptidase T, which yields MKSTTSLEKQLTERFFRYLAVSSQSDDNIANLPSTPGQQKLAELLAEELKALGLKDIKIDQHATVTAVKPGTKKGGPRIGFITHIDTVDVGLSPHIHPQILTFTGDDVCLNQKENIWLRVSEHPEILPYKGQQIIFSDGTSVLGADNKAAVTVVMTLLANLRNDQEYGDIVVAFVPDEEIGLLGAKALDLARFDVDFAYTIDCCELGEVVYENFNAATADMTFTGVTAHPMSAKGVLVNPILMAQDFISHFDRSETPENTAGREGYIWFNGMNATQQEAKLTASIRDFDLKSFAARKKKIEEVTKTIAAKYPTAQVSTKITDTYSNISSAIGEDRRAIDLIFAGLKEIGVEPKVIPMRGGTDGAALSAKGILTPNYFTGALNFHSKYEFLPLQSFVKSYELTEKICLLAANLN from the coding sequence ATGAAATCTACAACTTCACTAGAAAAACAACTCACCGAACGCTTCTTCCGCTATCTAGCCGTGAGCTCACAGAGCGATGACAACATCGCTAACCTCCCAAGCACCCCGGGTCAGCAAAAGCTCGCGGAACTTCTCGCGGAAGAACTCAAAGCTCTCGGGCTCAAAGACATCAAGATCGACCAACACGCTACCGTCACCGCCGTTAAGCCCGGAACTAAAAAAGGCGGCCCCCGTATTGGGTTCATCACCCACATCGATACCGTCGACGTGGGCCTTAGTCCCCATATTCATCCGCAGATCCTTACCTTCACCGGTGACGACGTTTGCCTGAATCAAAAAGAAAACATCTGGCTGCGCGTTTCCGAACATCCTGAGATCCTTCCCTATAAAGGTCAGCAAATCATTTTCAGTGACGGCACCAGCGTCCTCGGCGCTGACAACAAAGCCGCCGTCACCGTCGTTATGACCTTGCTTGCGAATCTGCGCAACGACCAGGAATACGGCGATATCGTCGTTGCCTTTGTCCCCGATGAAGAGATTGGACTACTCGGAGCTAAAGCTCTGGATCTTGCGCGCTTTGATGTGGATTTTGCCTATACCATTGATTGCTGCGAACTCGGTGAAGTGGTTTATGAAAACTTCAATGCCGCCACCGCCGATATGACTTTCACCGGTGTCACCGCACATCCTATGTCCGCCAAAGGTGTCTTAGTAAATCCGATCCTGATGGCGCAAGATTTTATCAGTCACTTTGACCGCTCGGAAACCCCCGAAAACACCGCCGGCCGCGAAGGCTATATCTGGTTCAATGGCATGAACGCCACTCAACAAGAAGCCAAGCTGACCGCTTCTATTCGTGATTTTGATCTCAAAAGCTTTGCTGCACGAAAAAAGAAAATCGAAGAAGTTACAAAGACCATCGCCGCCAAATATCCGACAGCGCAAGTTTCAACGAAAATCACCGATACCTATAGCAATATCAGCAGCGCCATCGGCGAAGATCGCCGAGCCATTGATTTGATTTTTGCCGGCCTTAAAGAAATCGGTGTCGAACCGAAAGTCATTCCCATGCGCGGTGGCACCGACGGCGCCGCCCTTTCTGCAAAGGGCATCTTAACGCCTAACTACTTCACCGGCGCTCTGAATTTTCATTCGAAGTATGAGTTTCTGCCACTTCAATCTTTTGTGAAGTCCTACGAGTTGACAGAGAAAATTTGCCTGCTGGCTGCAAATCTGAATTAA
- a CDS encoding CHASE3 domain-containing protein, with protein sequence MEKNIRKIATQSHWVSSFILLLITSLVVGSSLYSQLSIRHIEERTGERARARQAVVELETLHSKIKDAETGERGYIITGRETYLTPYESAQFSIPNQIQRLKESLKSQPDQVGRLMALEPLIEMKLNELNDAVEARRTKGFEAAKKIVQTDRGATLMERIREIISEMERTQMDIVAGLNIETSKVLRIHMEIVLASSFASICFFVIAIFLVQMAHRRRMRVEGELKESNVQLEAQSENLKAINRMQNRLGMAGLETKEIMELIVREAAQLTSADGAIIEMLEGDELVYRFASGLGKPHHGLRIKMQGSFSGLAFAQDRLLICYDTESDARVNREACRKTNVRSMMVAPISHNNQSIGVLKVAASEAHRFGEAQKRSLELMMSLLSATLGRAHEFAEKNKAKEEAEAASKVKAQFLANMSHEIRTPLNGILGMTHLLMKTPLSEEQSDLTRTLQQSGDSLLSLVNDILDFSKIEAGKLEMEELDFDIVSTLQDVTKSFRYGAQMKGIELHLDIDKKLPLYVKGDPYRLRQILNNLIGNAIKFTNKGAVSIKAVCEHENADVAELKFSIKDSGIGIPAKLLPQLFTEFHQADSSTKRKFGGTGLGLSISKRLAERMGGTIGVESREGEGSNFWFTVRFKAGVKPQDLHSAADSVRPLKVDTNIRILIAEDNPVNQMISLKLVKHMGFHADAVASGKEALDALNERPYDLILMDCQMPIMDGYEATLAIRASKTLPNPQITIIAMTANAMDGDREQCLKVGMNDYISKPITPNALQAVLMKWTQKQKAA encoded by the coding sequence TTGGAAAAGAACATTCGCAAGATCGCAACACAGAGCCACTGGGTGAGCTCTTTTATTCTGTTACTAATTACGAGTCTCGTGGTTGGTTCCAGTCTGTATTCGCAACTTTCAATCCGTCATATCGAAGAACGCACCGGAGAGCGGGCCCGCGCGCGCCAAGCAGTGGTGGAGCTTGAAACTCTGCATTCCAAAATTAAGGATGCTGAAACCGGCGAACGTGGTTATATCATTACCGGCCGAGAAACATATCTGACACCCTATGAATCGGCTCAGTTTAGCATACCGAACCAAATTCAACGCCTCAAAGAAAGTTTAAAATCACAGCCAGATCAAGTCGGTCGTTTGATGGCGCTGGAACCGCTTATTGAAATGAAGCTCAATGAGCTGAATGATGCGGTTGAAGCCCGTCGGACGAAAGGTTTTGAAGCAGCCAAGAAGATCGTTCAGACGGACCGTGGCGCGACCCTGATGGAAAGAATTCGTGAGATCATCAGCGAAATGGAACGCACGCAGATGGATATCGTCGCCGGGCTGAATATTGAAACGAGCAAGGTTCTGCGTATTCATATGGAGATCGTCCTTGCCAGCAGTTTTGCTTCGATCTGCTTTTTTGTGATTGCAATCTTCTTGGTTCAGATGGCCCACCGCCGCCGCATGCGGGTGGAAGGCGAGCTGAAAGAAAGCAATGTTCAGCTTGAAGCGCAGAGTGAAAACTTAAAAGCCATCAATCGCATGCAAAACCGTCTCGGGATGGCTGGACTTGAAACCAAAGAGATCATGGAGCTCATCGTTCGCGAGGCCGCGCAGCTGACCTCGGCCGATGGTGCGATCATCGAAATGCTTGAAGGCGACGAATTGGTTTATCGCTTTGCCAGTGGTCTCGGAAAACCTCATCACGGTTTAAGAATTAAAATGCAAGGCAGCTTCTCGGGCTTGGCCTTTGCGCAGGACCGCCTTTTAATATGCTACGACACTGAAAGCGACGCACGTGTAAACCGCGAGGCCTGCCGCAAGACGAATGTGCGCTCGATGATGGTGGCGCCGATTTCTCATAATAATCAAAGTATCGGGGTTCTGAAAGTGGCGGCCTCAGAAGCCCATCGTTTCGGCGAAGCTCAGAAGCGTTCTTTGGAACTGATGATGAGTTTGCTTTCGGCGACTCTGGGCCGTGCGCACGAGTTTGCCGAAAAGAACAAGGCCAAAGAAGAAGCCGAAGCGGCTTCGAAGGTCAAAGCTCAGTTCTTGGCAAATATGAGTCACGAAATTCGCACCCCGCTCAACGGCATTCTCGGCATGACTCACTTGCTGATGAAAACCCCGCTGTCGGAGGAGCAATCTGATTTGACGCGCACACTGCAACAGTCGGGTGATTCGCTCTTATCCCTCGTAAATGACATTCTCGATTTTTCGAAGATCGAAGCCGGCAAGTTGGAAATGGAAGAACTCGATTTTGATATCGTCAGCACTTTGCAGGACGTGACAAAGTCCTTCCGCTACGGCGCGCAGATGAAGGGGATTGAGCTCCATCTAGATATTGATAAAAAGCTTCCGCTTTATGTGAAAGGGGATCCGTACCGCCTGCGCCAGATTTTGAATAACTTGATCGGAAATGCGATCAAGTTTACGAACAAAGGGGCCGTGAGTATTAAGGCCGTTTGCGAGCACGAAAATGCCGATGTGGCAGAATTGAAATTCTCCATTAAGGACTCGGGGATCGGTATTCCGGCAAAGCTCTTGCCGCAGCTTTTTACTGAATTCCATCAGGCAGATTCTTCGACGAAACGAAAGTTCGGTGGCACCGGTTTGGGTCTTTCGATTTCTAAAAGACTGGCAGAGCGCATGGGCGGTACCATCGGTGTTGAAAGCCGTGAAGGCGAAGGTTCGAACTTCTGGTTTACGGTCCGCTTTAAAGCCGGTGTAAAACCTCAGGATCTGCACTCAGCAGCCGACAGCGTGAGACCCCTGAAGGTCGATACGAATATCCGTATTCTGATTGCCGAAGACAATCCGGTGAATCAAATGATCAGTTTGAAACTCGTCAAACACATGGGTTTCCATGCCGATGCCGTTGCGAGCGGTAAGGAAGCTCTGGATGCTTTGAATGAGCGTCCTTATGACCTGATTTTAATGGACTGTCAGATGCCGATCATGGACGGCTATGAAGCGACCCTGGCGATTCGTGCAAGTAAAACTCTGCCGAATCCGCAGATCACCATCATTGCCATGACCGCGAACGCGATGGATGGTGATCGCGAACAGTGTTTGAAAGTGGGAATGAATGATTACATCTCAAAACCAATTACACCCAATGCACTGCAAGCGGTTTTGATGAAGTGGACCCAGAAGCAGAAGGCGGCTTAA